TGCCACAGTGGGATTGCGAAAAACCTTATTTCTTTACAGACACCGGTTATTATGCTGCAGGCCGTTGGGTGGGATTGAACCTGGGACTACACCCCTGTGCTCAGGGAGCAGAAGTATGAGACCTTTGACTCTGTTCTTTTGGCTGGAGCCTTTCTCTTTGACCCTGACTGACTTCTCGGTTCACCCCACTGATGCCAAAGAGCTGTGACTCTCactccttttatttctctctttatcAGGAGGTGAAGATCTTCCGTGCCTTAATCCTAGGGGAACTGGAGAGGGGCCAGAGCCAGTTCCAAGCACTCTGCTTTGTTACACGGCTTCACCGCAACGAGATCATCCCCAGCGAGTCTATGGCAAAGCTGCGGCAGGTGAGAGGCACCCTGCAGCTGGCTTCAGTGCCAGCTCCATCCTCCAGGTCATCCAGGCTTTCTTAGAGCCGTCCTGCGTGGGTACCCTTCCCGGGCAGCTGCCCAATGGCTCAGCTATTAGATCCATCTTTGACCACCCCTCCTGCTTGAGGGACTTGGTATTAAACTAAGTTCATCAATAGTATTGATCCTGATCTACTAATAAACTAGAAGGAGGCATGATTTAGTTCAGCCTATTCTGTATGAAAGGGTAAGTGGATGGCTAGAGCAATCACCATGAAAACCCTTGGCCCACGTTGCTCAATGAACCAACTACTGATTTGGGACCACTCATCACGACAAAGCATTGAGAAACAATCCCAGGCAAATCAGAGCAATGACAAACTATCATCAGTTTCAGCAGCACCAAGTTTATTAAGTGCATTCCATCCAGATAGGATGCAGGTGCATTTACAGAGGAACATCCATTTACACATTGTCTTATGTTGGTGTGAAATTCGGATGTACTGTAAAGAATAATTTGTTGCAACCAGGATTGAAGTTTTCATTGTTTCATCCTCTGCAGAAAAATCCCAGGACAGTGCGGCAGGCTGAGGAAGTACGGGGCCTGGAGCATCTCAGCATGGATGTAGCTGTCAACTTCAGCAAGGGGGCCCAGCTCAGCTCTCACATCCACAATGTCTGTGCAGAGGCCAAAGAAGCAATTTACACCCGAGAAGAAGATGTCAAATTTTGGCTGGAAAAAGGTAAGTTTCCTTCAGTTTCAATGGAACTGTTCTGTCAGCAAGTTGGCACTCTGCTGTGAATCTCTCCTGCCAGGTTTCTGGTGATCGGCACAGATCACTttggcttctctttctctgtctttacagTGGATAAGGCATCCGTATAATTTTCTCGCACGTCACATTGCGCTAGTCTTATTTCTTAGCATACGTGACTTCTTTAGGTGGTGCTCTCCTAGTGAACCTAATTAAGCAGGTATTTTCAGGGCAACTTTTCACCTGGTCCATCACCCGAAAAAAATATGTTGCTTACACATTCTGTCTCTCTTTCAGCTTATTTTCCTTACGGCCCTTTCTTCTCCCATGGTTCCTATTCAGACTCGTGTCCAAACAGCCCTGCAAGCGCACTCTGTCTAAGCTCATTCTCCTCGGCTGTCCTGGAGCCTGCGCACAAAGAGCAGCACTTGCTTTGGGGGCTCTCTCCTTGGCCTTGCCTTTCAGCAGCGCCCTGAGCAGCGTCTCTCCGCTTTCTCCCGCAGGGGTGGATGGCTCCATGTTTGAGGTCCTGCCGCAGACATCCGACCTCCCTGACCTGCAGCGTTGCAAGCTGTGTGCGGACCGCTGGAAACCCTGCATTTGCAGCTACTCACTGAGCATCGAGTGGTACCCGTGCATGCTGAAGTACTGCAAGAGTCGCGATGCTGGGGGCAAGGTTTCTTCTTACAAATGTGGCATCCGCAGCTGCCAGAAGGGCTACACCTTTGATTACTACGTGCCGCAGAAGCAGCTATGTCTCTGGGACGAGGAGACCTAGCAGAGCCAGGCCAGACCTTTTCAAGGGGCAGCTCATCTGCCTCCTGCCACCATTTATGACGCTAAGGGCCTCCTGGAGCTGGCTGCTCCAAAGAAGGAATATGGTTCACAGCGGTGCCTTGTACCAGGAGAGCTCTCTGTGTGTGCCTTTCCTTCTGGCCCCCTGTGACTCCCTCCCCACCTCATGCTGCCTCATACTGTGATAAACGGGCTCAGCTCACCACATGTTGATGCCCTCCTGCCAGCTGCCAGGAGATCTGTTTtcctggaagaagcaggagacgCAGGTTGCTGGGGTGAAGCACCGGGCGGGGTGTGTTTTGCCCTGCTCTGGAGTTAGCAGACGTGAAAGGGGGCACCTCTGATCAGTTATCAGCCTCAAGCATCCTGATGAGTGgtcagggcaggggggagaaatGGTCTTGATAACCCGGGTTGTCAAACATCTCTGCCATCGAAGAAGCCCCTTCACTAACTTCACCTCCTGGTGACACAACAGCATTTCCCAATGGGAAAACAGCTGATTTATGGGACCACATACCCCGAACAAGGAAGGTACGAAGCCTACCCAAAGCAAGAGCCTGCCTGTAGCTTTTTCTAGTGTCTGACTGGCTGTTATATCCTTCCTGTGGCTAGAAGATATAATGGGGGGATATATCCCAGCAATGACTCCTGCCCCTAAAGGGCTCATAATTAGAGCTCTAATTAATCCCTGTTTAGACTAGCAAAGGCCCAACTTTTTGTGTTGGTCCTGTGACTCTCCCAGTAAGAAAGGAACATCTAGAGACTTGTGGCTACCATCATAACACTGTGGTTGCAAGGGGGGAGGATGATCCCAGGTGGGTTCGCGCTGTCATTTTGACGAAGGCAACATTCTACACCTACGTCCAGTTTTATGTCCTACTCTGCCAGCCATTCACAAGAAGCTCTTAGATAATTGTACTGCTTTGCTGTGCCTTGGTTTCCCCCATATGTAAAACAGGGACAGCACTGAAGCTGATCTTGGCCCTGGTATATACCTGGAGGATATCAGACAAAAAGCAGTGCAGGAGCACTGCCTGGTTCCTGTGTCCTCTTCCACTCAAGTTAGAacaagcagggaggggagggaggctgttGGGGTCATTGTGAACCCCTGTACCTCCTGGTGAAAAGCCTTCACGATGTGCCTTTTTGCCTAAAATACAGgaatttttgacaaaaaaaagaataatttggtCACAATTATTTTTGTATTGATCACTtaaggggggagaagggaaaggtattttaatattgcaaaatgaagtaaaacacacttgaaatgattttttaaaaaacaaattatttatcatttgtaaagtaaaataaactgatttttttaaagcatctctgGTTTAAAAGATTCTCTGTGCATTGTAATCTCTGCGTGATCCAGTTGTTTGGGTTCTTGGTTAAGAATTGTTCCTTTATGGGTAAGTCTCAAGCCTGCACCTAGGACACTGAAGACCCATGGATGGGAGGAAACATCCTGCTGTGCAGCACGACGGCAGCACTTATCAATGTGGTCCTGCATCTCAGGCGTGTTGTCCCCAGCCCCTCAGTAGGGAGACAGCTTTGTCTCATCTCAATCGACTGTGGAAGCTTCGAGCCTGAGCTCTGGTGAAGCAAAAGACTAGCAGTAGAGGCAGGTCCTGGCATTACGCAGGCTGATGCCTGCTCT
Above is a genomic segment from Chroicocephalus ridibundus chromosome 18, bChrRid1.1, whole genome shotgun sequence containing:
- the OAF gene encoding out at first protein homolog — translated: MRGPRRRLPALPALLWLALAPLPGAPGPAARAELRVRVRLPGGQVTEESLQADSGSDCISLELRTADGALVTLTADFRQEVKIFRALILGELERGQSQFQALCFVTRLHRNEIIPSESMAKLRQKNPRTVRQAEEVRGLEHLSMDVAVNFSKGAQLSSHIHNVCAEAKEAIYTREEDVKFWLEKGVDGSMFEVLPQTSDLPDLQRCKLCADRWKPCICSYSLSIEWYPCMLKYCKSRDAGGKVSSYKCGIRSCQKGYTFDYYVPQKQLCLWDEET